The proteins below are encoded in one region of Pomacea canaliculata isolate SZHN2017 linkage group LG7, ASM307304v1, whole genome shotgun sequence:
- the LOC112568144 gene encoding uncharacterized protein LOC112568144 has protein sequence MNTSKISCAFWILFTLLKGALLMTYPPNVKSLTVDGGDNVIIDEGQVVSVSCFFEKGNPPAHFYLLDKHGTKLNSSSSEGHLRSSLTARCEDDWPVVRCEGNGSQHNRSVILLVKCRPQFIDKSTKVVNPALDTVTFGVKSHTTAVKGCLLTSVSIKHYTEREVNCTLTGHPPDLILSLQLQKEEDSLCRMWTLTLSNDWGSSNPIFFVRDRSTQEPSPSSGKTINIELAYAIVVTVVLILVVGTITIKKVKERRSGLQMGAEIGTKV, from the exons ATGAACACTTCTAAGATTTCCTGTGCATTTTGGATTCTTTTCACGCTGCTGAAAGGAGCGCTGTTGATGACAT acccACCCAATGTCAAGAGTCTCACTGTGGACGGGGGCGATAATGTCATCATCGATGAGGGCCAGGTGGTCAGTGTCTCCTGCTTCTTTGAGAAGGGCAATCCCCCAGCTCACTTCTATTTGCTGGATAAACATGGAACGAAGCTGAATTCCTCTAGTTCTGAAGGACACCTTAGGTCCTCTCTTACTGCGCGgtgtgaagatgactggccAGTCGTCAGGTGTGAAGGCAACGGGTCACAACATAATAGATCCGTGATACTACTCGTCAagt GTCGTCCTCAGTTTATTGACAAGTCAACAAAAGTTGTTAATCCTGCTCTTGACACCGTAACATTTGGTGTCAAGTCTCACACCACAGCAGTCAAAGGATGCCTCTTGACATCAGTTTCTATAAAACATTACACCGAGAGGGAAGTGAACTGCACTCTCACTGGTCATCCACCTGACCTCATCCTGAGTCTTCAGCTTCAGAAGGAAGAGGACAGTTTATGTAGAATGTGGACCTTGACTCTCAGCAATGACTGGGGTTCTTCCAACCCAATCTTTTTTGTCAGAGATAGATCAA cgcAAGAGCCATCGCCATCTTCAgggaaaacaataaacattgagCTTGCATACGCCATTGTGGTGACTGTTGTTTTGATTCTTGTTGTTGGTACTATTACCATTAAAAAGGTCAAAGAGAGAAGATCTG
- the LOC112568143 gene encoding uncharacterized protein LOC112568143, with translation MSCEIRNEECPVQIHCLFPTAADTDTRPFSLYFYSSQGSQELVLGCAYKENHTCFHQEGFEITHKGFNYATITVPDTFATSNGSFVCKKGYIDTLKNCSYHPSEICNTTSIWNTTGIGLGTTTKGINPTVLVGVILGLIVVMSIIIFCWVSKTYRCYGCSKKSPIYTVPPPVFPSEEYNKPCLEKENTGNHVNQTTTDPASSSLNGGIVETKKVFDWDNELTINEQKENVDQQHASTDTKISGASPGLQLSPSSSVSRTSCARSDTSVTNILHGVGKDIKK, from the exons ATGAGCTGTGAAATTAGGAACGAAGAGTGTCCGGTTCAAATACACTGCTTATTTCCCACGGCTGCTGATACTGATACACgacctttttctctttacttttattcttcccAGGGAAGTCAAG AACTAGTACTTGGCTGTGCTTACAAGGAAAACCATACATGCTTTCACCAAGAAGGATTCGAGATCACGCATAAAGGTTTTAACTATGCCACCATCACAGTTCCTGACACATTTGCAACAAGCAATGGTTCATTTGTTTGCAAGAAAGGATACATTGATACGCTTAAAAATTGTTCGTACCATCCTTCAG aaatctgtAATACTACTAGCATCTGGAATACTACTGGAATCGGTCTTGGGACGACTACAAAAG GTATCAACCCTACAGTTCTTGTTGGTGTGATTCTAGGATTAATCGTCGTCATGTCGATTATCATCTTCTGTTGGGTGTCCAAGACATACAGAT gTTATGGGTGTTCCAAGAAATCTCCAAT ATACACCGTTCCTCCACCAGTCTTCCCTAGCGAGGAATACAACAAACCTTGtcttgagaaagaaaacacaggaaACCATGTAAACCAAACGACGACTGACCCTGCATCATCTAGCCTCAATGGAGGCATTgtggaaacaaagaaagtgttCGATTG GGATAACGAACTGACCAtcaatgaacagaaagaaaatgtcgaCCAGCAGCACGCATCTACTGACACCAAGATCAGTGGTGCTTCTCCTGGGTTGCAACTTTCGCCCTCTTCATCCGTTAGTAGGACATCTTGCGCAAGGAGTGATACATCAGTCACTAACATCCTACACGGAGTTggaaaagatattaaaaagtaa
- the LOC112568256 gene encoding uncharacterized protein LOC112568256, whose protein sequence is MDSLSQVCFLTLFVMQRPTFAFICGMTNISEILPEREGSFTNITYLLNATERSAFSGSTSILYEVCVNNTLTVQCEFEWTEGSSHPSLEKWGPGDDVVCSYEPRYLDNSMVTWEMKISQLVSRSLSVMQLYLENKTHNSKTKKIIRRIHIAIVYPPQVTSLTVDGQEVNGTHLINDSQKVNISCSFDKGNPPVTFILVDNNGKELVRGSGPLTYSLLVHCEDDWPTVRCEGNGSKQNRSVSFLVMCPPKFTENSIKIVHSIELDNITLQVKADTKEVDNCLLTSVPSEDNVTIKVSCTLTGHPPDLALSFSLSKRISSIHGIWMLTLLNKRGYATTMLNFTEESRRSLIRESEIPAQTPVKEILIGGTCVAVLIVVIAIIGIRAIKKVNENKRGKF, encoded by the exons ATGGATTCTCTGagtcaagtttgttttttaacattatttgtgATGCAAAGGCCAACATTTGCTTTTATAT gtGGTATGACGAACATCAGCGAAATTTTGCCTGAAAGAGAAGGCAGTTTTACGAATATTACCTATCTGCTCAATGCTACTGAAAGGTCAGCATTTTCAGGCTCTACGTCTATTCTATATGAAGTGTGCGTTAACAACACCCTAACAGTTCAGTGTGAATTTGAGTGGACAGAGGGGTCCAGCCACCCGTCTTTAGAGAAATGGGGTCCTGGAGACGACGTGGTTTGTTCCTACGAACCCCGTTACCTTGACAACTCCATGGTGACCTGGGAAATGAAGATTTCACAGCTGGTCAGTCGGTCACTAAGTGTCATGCAGCTCTACCTGGAGAATAAAACTCACAACAGCAAGACAAAGAAGATTATAAGGCGGATCCATATTGCTATTGTAT atcCACCCCAGGTCACAAGTCTGACTGTAGACGGACAAGAAGTGAACGGCACTCATCTCATCAACGATAGTCAGAAGGTGAACATCTCTTGTTCCTTTGACAAAGGAAACCCGCCTGTTACCTTCATTCTGGTTGACAACAATGGGAAGGAACTTGTTAGAGGTTCAGGTCCTCTGACCTATTCGCTTCTAGTGCactgtgaagatgactggcCAACAGTTCGTTGTGAAGGGAATGGGTCTAAACAGAACAGAtctgtgtcttttcttgtcatgt GTCCTCCCAAGTTCACTGAAAACTCTATTAAAATCGTCCATTCTATAGAACTTGATAATATAACACTGCAGGTCAAAGCTGACACAAAAGAAGTAGATAACTGCCTGCTGACATCAGTGCCATCAGAAGACAATGTAACAATAAAAGTGAGCTGCACACTTACAGGTCATCCGCCTGATCTTGCTCTATCTTTCTCCCTTAGCAAGAGAATCAGCAGTATCCATGGAATCTGGATGCTAACTCTTCTCAACAAAAGAGGTTATGCCACCACAATGTTAAACTTTACGGAAGAATCAAGGAGGAGTTTGATAAGAGAAAGCGAAATCCCAG CACAAACACCAGTAAAAGAAATACTAATCGGAGGAACATGTGTTGCTGTCCTGATTGTTGTCATTGCTATTATAGGTATTCGTGCCATTAAAAAGGTCAATGAAAATAAACGTGGTAAGTTTTAA